The Montipora foliosa isolate CH-2021 chromosome 1, ASM3666993v2, whole genome shotgun sequence DNA segment AGGAGGTAATTTTCCTTAGCATGCAAATTTTGTTCACGTAACATGTGTTTTACAGAATTTATGAATGAATCTCTCTTATAATATTGCTAGGGTTTTCGAACATCAGAGCATGAAATTGCTAGCAGCTAAAGGGTCTCATATCACGTATTCTGCCTCTAACGAAAATGCAAATACAGCTACACGTCTTCCTGCGTTTTACCGTTCGATTTAGAACACTTGTATGCGATTGTTTCCAAAGTCTACAACTACTATTAACCCGTCATTGCTAACGCAGATACCTGAAGGACGATCGAGCTGGCCAGGCGAGCTACCATGCGTTCCAAACTTGCAAAGAAAGTTCCCATTAGGCTGAAAGATCTGGATTCGGTGATTCTTTGAATCTGCTACAATGATGTTTCCCTCTTGATCAACTGCGACTCCTTGTGGGCGTAGGAACTCGGAATTCTTGCTCCCTTCCACTCCTAAAAACCATGCGTGCTGAAAATCGGCCCTGATCACAAGAAGACGATGATTGTTGAAGTCGGTGACGATCATGTGGCCTTCATGATTGAATGCAACGCCGCGGGGAGAGTCAAACTCTTTCCAGTGGATTCCTTCGAAGCCAAACTTGCCAAGGAACTTGCCATCGCGATTGAAGAGTTGGACTCGGTGATTCCGGGTGTCCGAAACTAAGATGTTCCCCTCATTGCTACAGGCCACATCCCAGGGGTAGCTAAACTGGCCGTTCTTGCATCCTTTCTCGccgaatttcagaataaatgTTCCATCGCCATTGAATACTTGGATCCGATGATTGTCTTTATCTGCAACAATAACGCGCCCCTCGCAGTCACAAGTCACCCCTGCCGGTCGATCGAATTGTCCATTCCTAGAGCCTGCAGATCCGAACTTGAGACGAAATTTCCCGTAGCAATCGAAGACTTGAATACGGTTGTTGCTGCGATCAGCAACAATTATATTGCCGTCTTTGTCGCAGCAAACACCCCACGGGCGACATAGTTCACCATCACTCTCACCTTCTGAGCCGTAAAATCGAACCACTGGCCCTACGCCAGTGTAATTGCGACCTTTGATGACTGCAACCTTGAATGGAGAATCGGTGATGTGGCGGCCGCGAATAGTCACTGAAATTACGTGCTCGCCAATAACTTGTGGACGGTATGAAACCGCGTAAGTTCCATTTTGACGATCGCTGATTTCAGCACGGTAGAAAAACCCATCGGGACCTTGAATCTGAACCCGCAAGGGATCCCCTCCAATGCAGCGACTCTCGCCTTGGTGATCTTTAGCTTGCACTATAAACATTGCCATCTTACCGCGAATACCGCGCCGCAGCCCTTCCCCAGTCGCACATGAATAAGGAGAAAAGGCACTACTTGTAACGATCCCCAAAGAGCTAATAGCATTTTGTAAGGCTTGATCAGGAGGTGTAAATAAAATGGCGTCATCTTCGTGTGCTTGAAGCAAACCGCGTTTTAGTCTCATTTCATTTAGAGTGTCAGACAAATGTGTTTTAGTTGCCAGTAATTCTGGATCTGAACTATGTTCTACCGATCTCTCTGACGCCTCACAAACAACcaatactttatttaagtgaGTCTTAAGTTCATCAATCTGAAAGCGTAATGACTTGCCTTTGATTTGACGCACTTTCTCCACACGACGTAAAAGCTCTCTCTCTCGTTCCTCGAGGGCAGCCATGTGCCTGCGCACAGTTTGCCTGATCTCGTTTGAGACAGTTTGCGCTCTGTACTCAACTTGCTCGGCGATCGCCTGCGAATTATTGACGGACTCTTCTAGCTTAGCAATCTCCGTTTTGGCGTCTCCAATCAATTTTCCAACGATCGCTTTGGTAGATTGGACGGCCTCGCGAAGGTACTGAAAGCTATGACCTCGATGATCAGAGAAAGTGCATTCCCTGCAAACCGGAGTGAAGCACGTTTCGCAGTACAAGCGTAAAAATTCAGTTTCGTGTTTACCACAGCGGATCAAGTCCTCGGAAGAGTTCTTATCGGCCATCGTTGCCACCGGTGAAATAGAAGTGGTCGGTAAAGCTCCAATAGTAGAAGTAGTAATGGTTGTTTTGCTCAACATTGCTGCCTCTTCGATGAAGGTGACGATGCGATGATCTTTGGTTAGTCGAACCCTCTGATGAGCTCGCACACAACTATCGCAAAGAAATTCACTACAATCAACGCAACGAGCTGTAACCATTGATCCCTCGCCGCAGTTACTGCAGTGTTGAATCACAGCTCGAATCCAAGATCTTGTTTGAATGCTCTCTTGACTGGGCACAAGCACATCAAGAATATTACGGCTAAAGATGTTTGTGGGCAAACCATCGATTCCTGCTTCTGACAAAGGAACGTTTAGGCGACACTTTGGGCAACTTAATCGGCCGTTCTCAACCGCTTTCGTTAAGCAGTTTTTACAATATGTATGTAAACACGGTAGAACTTTTGGATCGTCGAAGCCGTTTTGACAAATCGGGCAAGGCATCTTCCATTGCCCAGGCAAGCCAACCAACTTTTCCGAGCCCTCGGCCATTTCACCGCTACAGAATAATCGCATCGAACCTGTATAATCTGGGAAAAAGCCCCAGTATTGTCGATTATTGTGTTCTTGGCGATCTAAGCAATGGAATGATTTTCGTTCAATAAGCACATGTCATCGATGATCACTATTTTCAGGACTTTGTGTTCATTCGTTGTCATTTACTCACGGTCCTTTGAGCCG contains these protein-coding regions:
- the LOC137992406 gene encoding E3 ubiquitin-protein ligase TRIM71-like gives rise to the protein MRLFCSGEMAEGSEKLVGLPGQWKMPCPICQNGFDDPKVLPCLHTYCKNCLTKAVENGRLSCPKCRLNVPLSEAGIDGLPTNIFSRNILDVLVPSQESIQTRSWIRAVIQHCSNCGEGSMVTARCVDCSEFLCDSCVRAHQRVRLTKDHRIVTFIEEAAMLSKTTITTSTIGALPTTSISPVATMADKNSSEDLIRCGKHETEFLRLYCETCFTPVCRECTFSDHRGHSFQYLREAVQSTKAIVGKLIGDAKTEIAKLEESVNNSQAIAEQVEYRAQTVSNEIRQTVRRHMAALEERERELLRRVEKVRQIKGKSLRFQIDELKTHLNKVLVVCEASERSVEHSSDPELLATKTHLSDTLNEMRLKRGLLQAHEDDAILFTPPDQALQNAISSLGIVTSSAFSPYSCATGEGLRRGIRGKMAMFIVQAKDHQGESRCIGGDPLRVQIQGPDGFFYRAEISDRQNGTYAVSYRPQVIGEHVISVTIRGRHITDSPFKVAVIKGRNYTGVGPVVRFYGSEGESDGELCRPWGVCCDKDGNIIVADRSNNRIQVFDCYGKFRLKFGSAGSRNGQFDRPAGVTCDCEGRVIVADKDNHRIQVFNGDGTFILKFGEKGCKNGQFSYPWDVACSNEGNILVSDTRNHRVQLFNRDGKFLGKFGFEGIHWKEFDSPRGVAFNHEGHMIVTDFNNHRLLVIRADFQHAWFLGVEGSKNSEFLRPQGVAVDQEGNIIVADSKNHRIQIFQPNGNFLCKFGTHGSSPGQLDRPSGICVSNDGLIVVVDFGNNRIQVF